One genomic region from Magallana gigas chromosome 3, xbMagGiga1.1, whole genome shotgun sequence encodes:
- the LOC105345311 gene encoding F-box/WD repeat-containing protein 5 codes for MENDWENLTDPILLSVFSYLNFHELNYASKSCKNWYRVAQDESLWRELSFRYLGSRFSRHDDSWKSELKRLTYHAPVHLHQTCESHVDEVYNVCFSKSGKYIATCGLDGNVKVWLFGPNTELVHSRQVVDPPSYVNYVEFNEAETHLLLNCMIKGDTGDQSLLAVMSIEKEFAVIAARQSWFPNFRGTWLNNDTFLNADVLAYFFSNDNIKLVACTFYEEDLDDPFLLERPLLDRLSDNNVDLRSFLEMERDEFRPHFVKVINWSEWNRDSTTKRTEDSNDNEKVVILFQRSLEWDGVQRIVFYKADIDREIPSVTDPIKTIFINYGCTGVQLSADHRYIVYNFRGVCEDGDKSWYDKEVDMMVINLAKSDDKPKIFSGNMSLEYSTFISYFFPDASADFIASGSEQDAAVIWDRHSKYVISKLPHHLQDPATQNGVSAVAFHPRDQEILVSVADDCKLRIWMSANKTRHLL; via the exons ATGGAGAATGACTGGGAAAATCTTACGGACCCTATTCTTTTATCAGTGTTTTCTTACCTGAATTTTCACGAGTTGAACTACGCCAGCAAATCATGCAAG aatTGGTATCGAGTTGCACAAGATGAGAGTTTATGGAGAGAATTATCTTTTCGGTATTTGGGGTCTCGCTTTTCTCGACACGACGATAGTTGGAAGTCAGAGTTGAAGAGATTGACATACCATGCCCCGGTACATCTGCACCAAACTTGCGAGAGTCACGTGGACGAAGTCTATAACGTCTGCTTCTCCAAGAGCGGGAAATATATCGCAACTTGTGGTTTAGACGGCAATGTAAAA GTATGGCTCTTCGGACCCAACACGGAACTCGTCCACTCCCGACAAGTGGTGGATCCGCCTTCTTACGTCAACTATGTGGAATTTAATGAAGCGGAAACTCATCTGCTGCTGAACTGCATGATAAAGGGGGATACAGGCGACCAGAGCCTTTTGGCAGTGATGTCCATCGAAAAGG AGTTTGCGGTGATAGCAGCAAGACAGTCCTGGTTCCCGAACTTTAGGGGCACCTGGCTCAACAACGACACGTTCCTGAATGCAGACGTTCTGGCCTATTTCTTCTCCAACGACAACATCAAACTTGTTGCCTGCACG ttttatgAGGAGGATCTGGATGACCCGTTCCTATTGGAGCGCCCTCTACTGGACCGTCTGTCCGACAACAACGTGGATCTAAGATCTTTCCTGGAAATGGAGCGGGACGAGTTTCGACCTCATTTCGTCAAAGTCATTAATTGGTCGGAATGGAATCGGGATTCCACAACAAAACGTACCGAAGATTCCAATGACAATGAAAAAGTGGTTATCTTGTTCCAACGAAGTTTGGAGTGGGACGGTGTTCAAAGAATAGTCTTTTACAAAGCTGATATAGACAGAGAAATTCCTAGTGTTACTGATCCAATTAAAacgatttttatcaattatggaTGCACTGGAGTTCAACTTTCTGCAGACCACAG ATACATCGTGTACAACTTCAGAGGCGTGTGTGAAGACGGAGACAAAAGTTGGTATGATAAAGAAGTTGACATGATGGTTATAAATCTGGCTAAATCTGATGATAAACCCAAAATATTCAGCGGTAACATGTCTTTGGAGTATTCCACTTTCATATCGTACTTTTTCCCGGATGCATCTGCAGATTTTATAGCAAG CGGATCAGAACAAGATGCTGCAGTTATCTGGGATCGTCACTCAAAGTACGTCATCTCTAAATTACCTCATCATCTCCAAGATCCAGCGACACAGAATGGAGTTAGCGCTGTAGCATTTCATCCACGTGATCAAGAAATTCTCGTTAGTGTAGCAGACGACTGCAAACTTAGAATTTGGATGTCTGCCAATAAAACACGACACTTGCTATAG
- the LOC105341009 gene encoding F-box/WD repeat-containing protein 5, producing the protein MDDWETLTDPILLAIFSYLDVQNLSAAARTCTNWWRISLDESLWKALAFQRVGCRYACHDDVTWNSELKRLIYHAPVHLHQTCIEHHDEIYYICFSNSGNLIATCGEDGIVNVWKYGNEIQLLFSRQVVDDPEYVNYVEFNQAETHLIAHCITMGEEFLRFDGIIMVLSIHTGALCPVAARNSGFAPFRGTWLANDTFLNTDVLEESPDDVQFLACKFFNNGSEYSSMNDLIAEENVETKTVLQINQLDSDPEFVKVIDWSQWNGGGSNVSGVLSETKEKVLILYLNNLSHINENRLKFYRVDLDSTDPVISEPIRTIRMNCLGLQLSADHRYLVCNTRRITVEENNWRIEKDVITMVIRLENTETTPEIFGENQPMESSSMSTYFFPHVSSDYVAAESDPDVIFLWDRTSHQTISKLSHRLPGQKNGVSAVAFHPRDQEVLVTVADDYKLRVWKSRNRLNSIATGTMR; encoded by the exons ATGGACGATTGGGAGACACTCACAGATCCTATTCTCCTAGCAATATTTTCCTACTTAGATGTTCAGAATTTAAGCGCTGCTGCCAGAACCTGCACG AACTGGTGGCGTATTTCCTTGGACGAATCTTTGTGGAAAGCTTTAGCCTTCCAGAGAGTAGGATGTCGCTATGCTTGTCATGATGACGTCACATGGAATTCGGAGCTGAAACGTTTGATATACCATGCCCCAGTACATTTGCACCAAACATGCATTGAACATCATGACGAAATATATTACATCTGTTTCTCAAACAGCGGAAATTTGATTGCCACGTGTGGGGAAGACGGCATTGTAAat GTATGGAAATATGGCAACGAAATTCAGTTGCTGTTTTCCAGACAAGTCGTAGATGATCCCGAATATGTCAACTATGTCGAGTTCAACCAAGCGGAAACTCACTTGATCGCTCACTGCATCACCATGGGGGAAGAGTTTCTGCGTTTTGACGGGATAATAATGGTATTATCCATCCATACAG GTGCACTATGTCCCGTGGCGGCCAGAAATTCTGGATTTGCACCATTTAGAGGAACATGGCTTGCTAATGACACCTTCCTAAATACCGATGTTCTCGAAGAATCCCCCGATGATGTTCAATTTCTAGCTTGCAAA tttttcaatAACGGCTCGGAATACTCATCAATGAATGATCTCATCGCTGAAGAAAATGTGGAGACAAAAACCGTCCTGCAAATAAACCAACTAGACTCTGACCCGGAGTTTGTAAAAGTGATAGACTGGTCCCAATGGAACGGGGGTGGATCTAATGTTTCAGGAGTTCTCTCAGAAACTAAAGAAAAAGTGCTGATCCtgtatttgaataatttgaGCCATATAAATGAAAACAGGCTAAAATTCTACAGAGTTGATTTGGACTCCACAGATCCAGTGATATCGGAGCCAATAAGAACAATAAGAATGAACTGTTTAGGACTTCAGCTATCAGCAGATCACAG ATATTTGGTATGCAATACAAGGCGGATAACTGTTGAAGAAAACAATTGGCGAATTGAAAAGGATGTCATCACCATGGTTATTCGTTTGGAAAACACAGAGACAACGCCAGAAATCTTTGGGGAAAACCAACCCATGGAGAGCTCTTCAATGTCCACTTACTTCTTCCCCCATGTTTCTTCTGACTATGTTGCAGC aGAGTCGGATCCGGATGTGATATTTCTATGGGACCGGACGTCCCATCAAACTATCTCCAAGTTATCACACAGACTTCCGGGCCAGAAAAATGGTGTCAGTGCCGTTGCTTTTCATCCACGTGATCAGGAAGTTTTAGTTACCGTTGCAGACGACTACAAACTTAGAGTATGGAAGTCTCGGAACAGACTTAACTCTATCGCAACCGGTACGATGAGATGA